From a single Calonectris borealis chromosome 19, bCalBor7.hap1.2, whole genome shotgun sequence genomic region:
- the HASPIN gene encoding serine/threonine-protein kinase haspin codes for MLLKPRLLRTYSRRGGHLRLLPPPDRWISPPQDRKRFFSSASAGSSAASAGSGVLSDPSDDPDFSPPGKRRRQPLGKRPARPWRLRTRRGGGGSAEGKENRPPGPAVLASPSPSPSSRGAARRRQGSPCGARRPLLCSTPQCPPPRRSRRRAPPAELSSLVLLGTSAEGGAGLDGSLELYSPPRRQRTGSSGSALSSLESSRGDSEQFLPLPGADSAREEGAGRSRPTGTERSGEPGSVSQKSGRVLRASVRGPCRAQAPLSPQKATTTPQTALAPVNGEPQHPALYDSAASDEPCDDLRDSTKKSLCCQRGKTKKYQLMPVVVLDPQEVPMWLTSMKRNKKADIQPAYQQPVSPLGLQRILGNKHKSTKIVSGEESTCRKACISGFSASRWGRQTRLRPKRHKNKRQQQPNNSFFGPQMRQKGMKKDVLEMSVDIRDNDDSLLNSSHSWGRVRASLSFHKKKKVTTEESSCNSILCTLSMKSQLSGHQVTLSAGKAQCSAWSASSMVLLAPRNSCSVLELVLTDAEKVFGECHQEGPIAFEECIPLDKMKDCKKIGEGVFGEVFQIDSERGPVALKIIPIEGTERVNGEAQKSFGEILPEIIISKELSLLSEESVNRTVGFISLYSVHCVQGAYPQYLLEAWDKYHEVTGSENDRPDLFGDEQLFMVLEFEFGGSDLENMRNRFSSVASAKSILHQVTASLAVAEQELHFEHRDLHWGNVLVKKTDVKELNYVLNGATHTIPTAGIHVNIIDYTLSRLEKDGLTVFCDLSTDEELFQGTGDYQFDIYRQMKAENSNSWTDYHPHSNVLWLHYLSDKLLKGMGYKKKESTSAMRKIKQQLIKFHKEVLTFESANEVLQNSSLFQ; via the coding sequence atGCTGCTCAAGCCGCGCCTGCTCCGCACCTACTCGCGGCGCGGCGGGCACCTCCGCCTGCTGCCGCCGCCCGACCGATGGATTTCGCCGCCTCAGGACCGTAAGCGGTTCTTCAGCTCGGCCTCGGCCGGCTCCAGCGCCGCCTCAGCCGGCTCCGGCGTCCTCTCAGACCCCTCGGACGACCCCGACTTCTCGCCGCCCGGCAAGCGCCGCCGACAGCCGCTGGGTAagcgccccgcccgcccctgGCGCCTGCGgacccgccgcggcggcggcggcagcgcggaggGGAAGGAGAACCGTCCGCCGGGGCCGGCGGTCCTCGCCTCGCCCTCGCCCTCCCCGTCCTCgcgcggcgccgcccgccgccgccaggggTCGCCCTGCGGGGCGCGGCGCCCCCTGCTGTGCAGCACCCCGCAGTGTccgcccccgcgccgcagccgccgccgggccccgccggccgaGCTCAGCTCCCTCGTCCTGCTCGGCACCAGCGCggagggcggcgcggggctggaCGGCAGCCTGGAGCTCTACTCCCCGCCGCGCAGGCAGCGGACGGGCTCGTCCGGCAGCGCCCTGAGCTCGCTGGAGTCATCTCGGGGAGACTCGGAGCAGTTCCTGCCGTTGCCGGGGGCTGACAGCGCGAGGGAAGAGGGGGCTGGACGGTCCCGTCCGACAGGCACGGAAAGGAGCGGTGAGCCGGGCTCGGTGTCGCAAAAGTCCGGCAGGGTTCTGAGGGCGTCGGTGCGGGGACCCTGCCGGGCACAAGCTCCCCTGTCCCCACAGAAAGCCACCACCACTCCTCAGACAGCGCTGGCTCCCGTTAATGGTGAGCCACAGCACCCTGCACTGTATGACAGTGCCGCTTCTGATGAACCATGTGATGATCTAAGAGATTCAACAAAAAAGAGCTTGTGCTGTCAGAGAGGCAAAACCAAGAAGTACCAGCTCATGCCGGTGGTGGTCTTGGACCCTCAAGAAGTGCCAATGTGGCTGACAAGCATGAAACGCAACAAAAAGGCAGATATTCAACCTGCCTACCAGCAGCCAGTATCTCCTTTGGGCCTTCAAAGAATCTTGGGGAATAAACATAAAAGTACCAAAATCGTTTCTGGAGAGGAAAGCACCTGTAGAAAGGCTTGCATCAGCGGCTTCAGTGCCAGCCGCTGGGGGAGGCAAACAAGGCTCCGTCCAAAAAGGCACAAGAATAAGAGACAGCAGCAGCCTAATAACTCCTTTTTTGGACCACAGATGAGGCAAAAAGGAATGAAGAAGGATGTTCTGGAGATGTCTGTAGATATAAGAGACAATGACGATTCACTCCTCAATAGCTCCCATTCCTGGGGTAGAGTTCGAGCATCTTTGTCCTTCCATAAGAAGAAGAAAGTTACCACAGAAGAGAGTTCCTGCAACAGCATCCTTTGTACCCTTTCTATGAAATCCCAGCTTTCAGGGCACCAAGTAACCCTATCTGCTGGTAAGGCTCAGTGCAGTGCTTGGTCTGCTTCCTCCATGGTCCTGCTGGCTCCCAGGAATTCGTGTTCTGTCCTGGAGCTAGTGCTTACAGATGCAGAGAAGGTGTTTGGGGAGTGCCACCAGGAGGGGCCTATCGCCTTTGAGGAATGCATTCCTTTAGATAAGATGAAAGATTGCAAGAAAATTGGAGAAGGGGTGTTCGGAGAGGTCTTCCAGATTGACAGCGAGAGAGGACCTGTGGCCTTAAAAATAATTCCCATTGAGGGGACTGAAAGAGTAAATGGTGAAGCTCAAAAGAGCTTTGGAGAGATTCTGCCTGAgataataatttcaaaagaacTCAGTCTTCTGTCTGAAGAGTCTGTGAATAGGACTGTCGGGTTCATTAGCTTGTACTCTGTGCACTGTGTTCAAGGGGCCTATCCTCAGTATCTCCTGGAAGCCTGGGACAAATACCACGAAGTAACAGGATCAGAAAATGATCGGCCAGACCTTTTTGGGGATGAGCAGCTCTTCATGGTTCTGGAGTTTGAATTTGGAGGCAGTGACTTGGAGAATATGAGAAACAGGTTCAGTTCAGTGGCATCAGCAAAAAGCATTTTGCACCAGGTCACTGCTTCCCTGGCTGTGGCAGAACAGGAACTGCACTTCGAGCACAGAGACTTGCACTGGGGGAACGTGCTGGTAAAGAAAACGGATGTAAAGGAGCTTAATTATGTGTTGAATGGGGCAACGCATACAATCCCCACAGCAGGGATTCATGTCAACATCATAGATTATACCTTGTCTCGGCTGGAGAAGGATGGGCTAACTGTGTTTTGTGACCTTTCCACTGATGAAGAACTGTTTCAAGGCACAGGGGACTACCAGTTTGATATCTACAGGCAAATGAAAGCGGAGAATTCCAACAGCTGGACTGACTATCATCCACACAGCAACGTCCTCTGGCTGCACTACTTGTCAGATAAACTTTTGAAAGGCATGGGCTACAAGAAAAAGGAATCGACTTCTGCCATgaggaaaataaagcagcagctcATTAAGTTCCACAAAGAAGTACTGACCTTTGAGTCTGCCAATGAAGTTTTACAAaacagcagcctcttccagtaA